One genomic region from Ptychodera flava strain L36383 chromosome 14, AS_Pfla_20210202, whole genome shotgun sequence encodes:
- the LOC139149592 gene encoding trans-L-3-hydroxyproline dehydratase-like → MDAESTPPPAKYRKVSKPEHSISISTVEMHTGGEPLRIVTSGFPNIEGETILQKRRYVKEHLDHLRKLLIFEPRGHFDMYGVILVKSDIPEADIAVLFMHNEGYSTMCGHAVIALGRFAIDNGYVKAKEPETNVNIQCPCGLVRAQVKCENGKSGSVGFVSVPAFAFATDVEVEVEGHGKVKVDISYGGAFYAFVSAEEFGLDVCNSGIEKLKNTATAVSDAVKKTVKLEHPDSDDLAFLYGTILTDGKDDYSSDPTANVCVFADKQVDRSPTGSGVTARVALQHHKGQIGLNQTRLFQNGMTGSKFTGKAVSQTKCGKFDAVTVEVSGHAFYTGTSTFTLEDDDPLKTGFLAK, encoded by the exons ATGGATGCTGAAAGTACACCTCCACCTGCGAAATACCGTAAAGTAAGCAAACCAGAGCACTCTATCAGCATATCTACTGTTGAAATGCACACAGGAGGTGAGCCACTACGCATTGTAACTTCGGGATTTCCAAACATCGAGGGCGAAACCATCTTGCAGAAACGACGCTATGTGAAAGAACACCTCGACCATCTGagaaaattgttgatatttgagCCAAGAGGACATTTTGATATGTATGGAGTGATTCTCGTCAAATCAGACATACCAGAGGCTGATATAGCCGTCTTGTTCATGCACAACGAAGGCTACAGCACGATGTGTGGCCACGCGGTCATTGCTCTTGGGCGATTTGCCATCGACAACGGCTACGTGAAAGCTAAGGAGCCGGAAACAAACGTGAATATACAATGTCCGTGTGGCCTAGTGAGGGCGCAAGTCAAGTGCGAGAACGGGAAAAGCGGGTCGGTCGGGTTTGTCAGCGTCCCCGCATTTGCATTTGCCACAG ATGTAGAAGTTGAGGTCGAAGGTCATGGCAAGGTCAAAGTTGACATCAGCTATGGTGGTGCTTTCTATGCATTTGTGTCGGCTGAAGAGTTTGGTCTTGATGTTTGCAACTCAGGAATTGAGAAACTGAAGAACACCGCCACAGCAGTGTCTGATGCCGTGAAGAAAACCGTTAAATTAGAACACCCAGACAGTGATGACTTGGCGTTCCTCTACGGCACCATTCTGACCGATGGTAAAGACGATTATTCCAGTGACCCAACCGCCAATGTTTGTGTCTTTGCTGATAAACAG GTTGACAGATCTCCCACTGGATCTGGAGTCACAGCCAGGGTGGCCCTACAGCACCACAAAGGACAGATAGGTCTGAACCAGACCAGACTGTTCCAAAATGGGATGACggggtcaaagttcacaggCAAGGCTGTCAGCCAAACAAAATGCGGCAAATTTGATGCTGTTACAGTGGAAGTGTCTGGGCATGCATTCTATACCGGTACGAGCACCTTCACTCTGGAGGACGACGATCCATTGAAGACTGGATTCTTAGCAAAGTAA
- the LOC139149593 gene encoding galactosylgalactosylxylosylprotein 3-beta-glucuronosyltransferase 3-like: MARLHPRKLVIAYFLISFLGMIVLMIRYGMNCPDSRSGNEDYRSILAKEESPLKQREEELNKLEKKLRTLDIILRRQFPNAVEYISQVLDDDIPTIYAVTPTHTRHVQKAELTRLSNTFLHVKNFHWIVVEDSVARTPLVTNFLAQTGLKYTHLNIATPSRYKMGENDPHWLKPRGVEQRNLAVDWLRENVNVNTSPGVVYFADDDNTYSLQLFEEMRYTKRVSVWPVGITGGLKFERPIVGDIGKVIGWYAAWRPQRPFAMDMAGFAVNLKLLVDHPTAAFDITVKRGYLESSLLSQLVKMEELEPKADMCTKVLVWHTRTEKPKWKEEDAMIAKGKPSDPRVEV; encoded by the exons ATGGCCAGGTTACACCCAAGGAAACTTGTCATAGCGTATTTTCTTATTTCATTCTTGGGAATGATTGTCCTGATGATCAGATACG GAATGAATTGCCCGGACTCCAGATCAGGGAATGAAGACTACAGATCAATTCTGGCAAAGGAAGAATCTCCGCTGAAACAGAGAGAAGAGGAATTAAATAAACTGGAAAAGAAACTCAGAACGTTGGACATTATTTTACGCCGACAGTTTCCCAATGCAGTGGAGTACATTTCACAAGTGCTTGATGACGACATTCCAACAATTTATGCTGTGACGCCGACGCACACCAGGCACGTGCAAAAGGCGGAGCTCACGAGACTGTCAAACACTTTCCTTCACgtgaaaaattttcactggatCGTTGTGGAGGATTCAGTTGCTAGGACTCCCCTGGtgaccaattttttagctcagACTGGCCTGAAGTATACTCATTTGAACATTGCTACTCCGTCAAGGTACAAAATGGGAGAGAATGATCCTCATTGGCTGAAGCCAAGGGGCGTAGAGCAGAGAAACCTGGCTGTTGATTGGTTGAGAGAAAATGTGAATGTTAATACGAGTCCTGGAGTTGTATACTTTGCTGATGATGACAACACTTACAGTTTACAGCTCTTTGAAGAG ATGAGATACACAAAAAGAGTTTCTGTCTGGCCAGTAGGCATCACAGGGGGTTTAAAATTTGAACGTCCCATCGTCGGTGACATTGGTAAAGTGATAGGTTGGTATGCAGCATGGAGACCACAGCGGCCGTTTGCCATGGACATGGCTGGTTTTGCCGTCAACCTCAAACTCCTTGTGGATCACCCAACTGCTGCATTTGATATCACTGTCAAGAGAGGCTACTTGGAATCATCACTGCTTTCACAGTTGGTCAAAATGGAAGAACTTGAACCAAAAGCTGATATGTGCACAAAG GTACTGGTTTGGCACACAAGAACAGAGAAACCCAAATGGAAAGAAGAAGACGCCATGATAGCAAAGGGCAAGCCGTCAGATCCCAGAGTTGAAGTCTAG